Proteins co-encoded in one Longimicrobium sp. genomic window:
- the nth gene encoding endonuclease III codes for MPRESKRAKRERTLAIIERLKGMYPDSKCSLTHENPLQLLVATVLSAQTTDAAVNRATPALFARYRTAADFAAASQEEMERYVATLGFFRNKARSVIGLGRALVERHGGEVPVDMEALTQLPGVGRKTANVLLGVGFGIAEGVVVDTHVKRIAYRWGLTREEDPEKIEQDLMPLVPPEERVLFTHLTIDHGRAICTARRPYCERCALAELCPTAPAVYRNLGPPGE; via the coding sequence TTGCCCAGAGAAAGCAAGCGCGCAAAACGTGAGCGCACGCTGGCGATCATCGAGCGGCTCAAGGGGATGTACCCCGACAGCAAGTGCTCGCTGACCCACGAGAACCCGCTCCAGCTCCTGGTCGCCACCGTCCTCTCCGCGCAGACGACGGACGCGGCGGTGAACCGTGCCACGCCGGCGCTCTTTGCCCGCTACCGCACCGCCGCCGACTTCGCCGCCGCGTCGCAGGAGGAGATGGAGCGCTACGTGGCCACGCTCGGCTTCTTTCGCAACAAGGCGCGCTCCGTGATCGGCCTCGGCCGCGCGCTCGTGGAGCGCCACGGCGGCGAGGTGCCGGTCGACATGGAGGCCCTCACGCAGCTCCCGGGCGTCGGTCGCAAGACGGCCAACGTGCTGCTGGGCGTGGGCTTCGGGATCGCGGAGGGCGTCGTGGTGGACACGCACGTCAAGCGCATCGCCTACCGCTGGGGCCTGACGCGCGAGGAGGACCCTGAGAAGATCGAGCAGGACCTGATGCCCCTCGTGCCCCCGGAGGAGCGCGTGCTCTTTACGCACCTGACCATCGACCACGGCCGCGCCATCTGCACCGCCCGCCGCCCCTACTGCGAGCGCTGCGCGCTGGCCGAGCTGTGCCCCACAGCCCCGGCGGTGTACCGGAACCTGGGACCGCCGGGCGAGTGA